In Deinococcus misasensis DSM 22328, a single window of DNA contains:
- the mraZ gene encoding division/cell wall cluster transcriptional repressor MraZ: protein MPFGEYDYAMDDKGRVVIPPAFREFVEDGMIITRGMEGCLYVFPLDVWKRLEEQLEKLPLTDAPSRSFVRFFYSGASKNRLDNQFRLSIPHPLRQFAGLETEVVVAGAPNRLELWNPERWNQVLSEVQTSPPKPELLENFIA from the coding sequence ATGCCTTTCGGAGAATACGACTATGCCATGGACGACAAGGGCCGGGTGGTGATCCCACCAGCCTTCCGCGAATTCGTCGAAGACGGCATGATCATCACGCGTGGCATGGAAGGCTGTCTTTATGTGTTTCCGCTCGATGTCTGGAAGCGTCTGGAAGAGCAACTTGAAAAATTGCCGCTCACCGATGCCCCATCCAGAAGTTTCGTGCGGTTTTTTTACAGTGGAGCAAGCAAAAACCGCCTGGACAACCAGTTCAGGCTTTCAATTCCCCATCCCCTGCGCCAGTTTGCAGGTCTGGAAACCGAGGTGGTGGTGGCCGGAGCCCCCAACCGTCTGGAACTCTGGAACCCAGAGCGCTGGAATCAGGTGCTCTCTGAGGTGCAAACCTCACCGCCCAAACCCGAGCTTTTGGAGAATTTCATCGCCTGA